CCTCACTTCCTGCCTGTGCCTCTTATGCTCGCGGGTTGTGCTGGATCCAAGGCTACTTGTGATCAGCTAGCTACTTGTGGCGAATTTCCGAACGGACCGAAGCAGCGGTGGTCGTCATAACTTGGTGTCACCTCGTTTGAGCTGAACCGATTAGCAGAACCAGCATTGAATTATTCATGATGCGATGATCTAATCTTCATTCCGCATGTCCGTCCTCCGTGTGTGCGATCGTAGTTTTTGCGGGGCACTTCTTTCGCACTGTTTAACTGATGTGTTGGAGAAAGCGATTCATTTAGGACGATTCAATTGGTTGTTTAATTTCCGATTTCGTCGAAGCGGGGGTGGTCGATATAAAGACTATTGGGAGGTTTGTTTGCGTTATCAGTACTCTGTGTTTCCTCGAATCAACAGCATCACATCGACGGTACaatgttttccaaattggtGAGTGCCAAAACGATAAACTCTTATGGAGGCTTTCTAAACATATTCCTTTTTTTATAGCTAATTCTTGCATGCCTGCTGGTTGCCACCGCCTTCGCTGAGCCTGGCTTCGAACATCCCTCGCTTAGCTATGGCGCTAATCTCTTGGGAGGATTTAATCCCGAGTTGTACACCACTGTCAAAGCCCTATCTCCCCTGCAGTACGGATCATCCTATCCACTGTTGTACTCCGCCGCCGCACAGCTGTACGCAAATTCCCTGCAAAAGCCCGTCCGGCAGTACGCCAGTGCTCCCCTCCAGTACGCAAGTGCCTTCCCGGTAAGCTACGCTGCCCCCGCTCCCCTAGCTTACACCAACCAACCCACTAGCCACCTAACATACGGAGCAATTCCCTCTCCGCTAACCTATGCCGGGCAGTCCTTTTACAACCCCCAATACGCTTCGTACGCAGCCGCTCCCGTTTACACCCCCACATTGGCATacggtagcagcagcagcagcggcggaaGCGGAAGCGGAGGCTCACCATCAGCATCAGCCCTCAATtacgccgctgctgctgccgccgcAGCCGCCAACGCTCAAGCTCTCGGAAATTCTGCCTACACCACTGCCACTTCCGTCCAGGGAGCTCTGGACGCAGCTCTGGGACGGTCTGCCGAGCTCTTCTACGGCCGCAGAGTACCATTTGCATTTACCGGTCAAACTGCCGCGGGTGCAGCGACCCAAGAAGCCGCACGCCAAGCGGCCGCCGTCCAATTTCCTTCGGCTTACAATTCGGCGTCGGCCCTGGTGGAAACACCCGCGCAGGCTCGATCAGATAGTCAATAGGATCCGATGGTTCGAGAAGCACCTCCGGAGGAGCCACAAGCTGGGGGAGGAACGCTAAAGACCGGAACTCTCTTCTTACCGCGCAGGCGAAATTgatgttttgattttatttCGCCAAACCCTCGCACCGTTGttgtttaattatttattcTGTTGATACTAGTTAGTGTTATagataattacaaataaaatggaaaaaaatgaaaagagtGATAAAAATAAGggttttttattttaatgagAGAAGGTTTTGTGAAAGTCATCGGAATACTTGAATGCTGTGCAGAAATTAAGGCGACACGAATGAGCAATTGATTATTGGCAGTAGAAAAAAGGCATATTGCGTGACTTATAGAAATCTATTATAATGGAAATAATTggcgaaaaaatatgaaaaaataatacatcAATGAAGATCATGAAGAAGAATCTGTCGAAAAAAGGTTTGTTCCAATTTGGCTCGAACCTTGCAAATTTCTGACGTAGGTTCACGTGTTTCTATAATAGCTTAAATTCAGAATGTTTTTTAGTCTCGTTcaatgaaatagttttaacattaatgattttttttgcaaccaACGGGTTTGGGTGATTTTCATACCAATTCAATCAGaatttctctaagatttgtgtgatatgctatacattactattcctcaaaaaaaatagttgaaatTGACAGAAGTTGGAAGCATTataatttttccatacatttgttttattCTATCCAAACAGAGTCGTTTATAATACTTGCAACCACTCACCCAATCATTTTCCAACATGggctttttccaaaattctTATTGTCAAGACTAGAAGCTAATGAACTTCGAAGTTTTAAAACCGcataaaacaagaaaaatacaatttttgccAATTGTTGCTCTACTACTGAACGGATTGATCGCACCTAAATCGTTCGTCTCGGAATGTGTAATGTAGACTCAGAGCAGTGCATTCATTATCACTAAGAAAACACACTGTGATATATGGCCGACCAGCTTGTGTACTGTTCTTGCGTGGACAAGACAACTTAATCAACCATCCTCAGCTGTTTCTATAAAACCTCGCAAACCATCGATTCTTATCAGGGCCTCCCAAATTTTTCACCAATGAGTTTATTCTATAGATTCGTTTCCTTCCAGAATAATGTCCAGACTGATAAACGAACGAATTTAAAAACATCATTTTGGAGGCCTACGTCAATAATGAATCTCTACAATTCACAATAATGGAATTTAAGGGTGAAAATCAAATACTAAGAGAAAGTAGGCGCAAACGCAAAACAAATTTCAGTCATAGAAAATCATTTCATGTTTACCCGGGTACCGATTTATCCTTGAAGCCAGAATTATTTTCGAAGTACGTTTAACGCATATTTTATTGACACTGCGAAATTGCTCTAAAAAAGTGAGTGtaaagaaaaagagagaaagggAGATTGAAGAAAATGTAtaacaatagaaaaaaataatgcatACAGTTTGATACTGAAGATTTGATTAAGTCGAAACAGATACTCTACAGAtacaaaattgatgaaaatcgttattattacaaattacaaattatgaaaaaatacaaaaacaacaaaaaattacaaaatgacaacaatgataaaaataacaaaaatgacaaaatacaaaaattagaaattacaataaattacaataggaaatcaaaaaaaaaatgaaatataaaaaaaaattataaaaattacaaaaactacGGAAATTAGAAAAGtttccaaaaattacaaaaataacaAGTGACAAATCTAATAACAATgacaaaattgataaaaataacaagaataataaaaatgacaaaatacTAGAATTGGAAGGATTAAGAAAACTACGATAAGAGCTCAAGAAAAATATACCATATGaaagaaatatattttatacaaatcattaaaaatgccaaaaaaataaaaaaattacaattacagaaattacaaaaaacataaaaacatacacatacataaattacaagaataaaaaaaaactgaaaacaacCAAAAATTTACAAAACGATAAGTTAAAAATCTAATAACAATGATAAAATACAGAAATTAGAAGAATTACGAGAATTACAATAAGAGCTCAACTCAATTGAAcccaaaatataaaatataaaaaatatattttatggaaattataaaaaaatatcataattAGAAATGTTGCAAAAATTACAATTcggataaaaataacaaaaattacagaaattaccgaaaataaaaaaaaacaattatgcATAACATAAACGCATGAAAACTACaaaacatattaaattgaaaagaattataaaaataacataaaaacaaaaattacagaaacgacaaagttacaaagttgcaAACTTAATTACAATGACAAAATGGGTAAAACTATCAAAAgtaacaaaaataacaaaaaaaatacgaaatacAAGAATTAGAAGGAttacgaaaattgaaataagaacacaagaaaaacataaaatatgaaaaaaaatataaattataaaaattacaaaaattataaaaatccaaaatttacaaaaatcacaataattagaaaatatatcaacatttttaaaaattacataaataacaaaaaatacaaatatttcgaaaattacagaaattacagaaaaataccagaattacaaaaaatacaaaaattgcaaaaattacaaaaataacaacaattacaaaaattgcaaaaatcacaaaaatgacAGAAATTACCGAAAAtacaaaacatacaaaaataacAATTACGCATAACGTATAACGCATGaaaactacaaaataaaaatgaaaagaattataaaaataacataaaaacaaaaattacatctcTATATctctatatctctcccggggaaggcctcccgctatatctctcccggggaaggcctcccgggtcatggaggccttgccaacccgctgtctcccgggcaaaggagatacacccagacaatggagctaaggtcaagacgaatactacgaatgcgatcacccgaggagggtccccgaactggagctggtcctggaacgggcgtaagagcgagcggccagcggctggagggcgatgtgcaagagcgggccaccagccgggttcaacccgaagagctaccgccacacggaaacagcagccatcgacatcaccaacgaaacgctgcgcctacgaggcgtgttgcggctgtcagacgacagtcgtccacacttgtgggtactactaggcgacggatcatgtggacacacgaaatgaacgaattcgtgatccgcgcctattacatctgcactgctttggagacggacatgagcggtcgccctcgaatactcgcaatgttcgaggaagcgtatccagagttcgtcgggaggcttgaccaaaacgcgatgaacgcgaggcgtagagcgattgtacgcaacaatatgctctcccaaacgcaagtcgacgagatcaagcagcaggtgcagagagaactaagctccagaacaagcagagcaagcgatgtgtcgagacgaagttcagtacggctgagcaattcattcgcgagtggggcacgcgaatcagcaccagtggaggccacagtacaacaaccctctgagccggaagatccacagccagatcaacaactactacgcgatctggtcttccattatgacgaggcgatctcacagttccgcgacacggaccctttgtcgcgccccaggatcccgaagttgcagcattcccgcaggctgacaagtgcagtaaagctcatgaacgagcacgttcttccgctgcatttggttgatgctgagaacatggaggagctgcaactgaaagtttactgtgctgctgtggcgaccgccaaaagtttaggataccgtattaggccaagaggcggactgctccaacatctccgtgaaaggcgtgagcctccatggcgaaggagattggagcaacggatcctaaacaagcgcgccgcaattggaagactgatggcgtacaaaagaggcagcagatcggtgaaattatgtcgccaagttgctgtgatcgtgcggcctactgaacttcgccagctgggagctcaccagctgacggaaaaactcgacacattggtacagcaattgagcgtccttacaaaacggctgaaacgttactctgactctgcaaagcgccaggaacaaaatcggatgttcagagataacgagaaagcgttctacgaccacattagcgacgagaagcccgactaccgcgaaggtttgccagatattagcgatgtgacgaacttctgggctggtatttgggagaccccagtagaacatcgcgacgggcaaatgtggttaagacgggaggaggagagttgtggtgaaattggagagatgccagctatcatcgtcggagagaacgatgtccgcgaagcctcgcggtacctgaggaactgggcagcaccgggccccgatggtgtccagaacttttggcacaagaagctgaccgtcgcacatccaaagatagctgagtgcttcaacaaggtgctacgtgacccacacaaccttcctcaattcgccacccgtggcgtcaccttcctcctcccgaaagacagcaacacattgaacccatcaaagtacagaccgataacgtgcctatcgagtctgtacaaaatactgagcagcataattaccgccaaagtttctgctcactgcgaacagcatcacatcatcgcagaagagcagaaaggatgcaggaaaaatacgcatggctgcaaagaccaggccatcatcgacgcagccatagtcggccaggcggtatacaaccagcggaacctaagtatggcctacatcgattacaggaaggcttatgactccatacctcactcgtttctcgtccgggtattggagctctacaaaattgatcccgtcgtcgttaggttcctgcagcatgcgatgaggcagtggagtacgtctctgcacctcagtgatggggaaaatgtgttgcagtctagaacgctgcagataaagagggggatattccaaggcgactctttcagcccgctttggttttgtctggcactgaaccccctcagtaggacgctcaatagaaacggtcatggctataaaataaggtatggcgacggcgcccacgaagaagtgacccataccttctacatggatgatctcaaggtctacgctgattcacgtcagcgtctaggtgtagctatccgggttgtcgaagacataagcagggacatctgcatagagttcggccttgacaagtgccgctgtgtccatatgctgaaagggcagcttaccgaatccggaggttacgaggtctatgacggcgagttcataagagatatggttcgtggcgaatcctataaatatcttggattccgacagctcaccgggattcgccactccgacatcaagacggagctgcgagacaagttcttgagacgagtgaactgtgtcctgaggactttcctcaacgcggggaacaaggtacgcgcgatcaacacattcgcggttcccctgctgaccttcagttttggtgtagtcaaatggagcaaaactgacctagaggaccttgagaggaggatgaggaaagcatttaaagaggccggaatgcaccatcctcaatcggcactggagagagtttcactgccacgcaaagaagggggacttggaatagtcgacatatctgcactgtgtgttgcccaggtacgacaactgcgcgagtacttcgcagaacgcgccaaccaaaacgcgctataccgggctgtctacgccgccgacagaggatacagcgctctgcacttggcgcaagcggagtaccaactcaactgcaatctgcagacagtggaggagaagattgcagcttggaagcagaaggcagtgcatggtgcccacccccatcaactggaccggccacacgtcgacaaggccgcatctaatctgtggctaacgcgtggtgaactctcttcagtagtagaagccgacatgatagccatccaggacaggataatgccgacgagaaactgcaggcggtacgtctggcatcaagacgttgatgacatttgccggatgtgccatcaaccaggtgaaaacatagagcacattatgggaggctgtcccgttttggccaacgcagcctacaccgagcgccacaacaacgtggcccgtattgttcatcgacaactggcgctccaatgtgctctactggaagacaacgtaccaaactaccggtacctgcctgcacctgtcctggaaaatgaccgtttcaagctgtactgggatcgcactgttctgaccgacctctcgatccaccacaaccggccagatataatggtttacgacaagagcgaccgcaaagtcaccatcatcgatgtcgctattccactgaaccagaatctggaggagacccacggtcgcaaaatctgcaagtaccgaccattggccgtggagctcaaggaactgtgggggctaagggaggtcccaagaattgttccagtcgttctctctggaactggaattgtcccgaagacacttctagaagcgctaaaggtgttgaatatggagaaggaattggccggcatccaaaagtcggtcatccttagcacctgcgcgattgtccgacaatttctcggtcaggactgaaacagcacgagcatgcagatacgtgcattccgcagagcctagtccccctttggcattcagaagcccgggggcaggtgaaaattctggctaggttcgcctagttaagaagtgagataagtctgctaaaaaaaaaattacaaaaaatcacaaaaacaacAAAGTTACAGAGTTGCAAATTTAATAACATTGACAAAAtggataaaaataacaaaagtaagaaaaattacaaaaattacaaaatacaaGAATTAGAAAGATTACgaaaattgaaatatgaacacacacataaaaacataaaatataaaaaaatataaattataaaaattacaaaaattttaaaaatttcaaaaaaaataaaaatcacaaaaattataaaaattacaaaaaaattgcagaaaatccaaaatttacaaaaatcacaataattagaaattaatttttaaaaaatttaattttaataaaatttttaaaaatacagaaattgcataaaaaacaaaaattacaaatatttcgaaaataacaaaaattacagaaaaacacctgaattacaaaaaaatacaaaaattgcaaaaatccCACAAATCACGAAAATAACAACAACTACATAAATTACAAGTGATGacgaaaattacaaaattttctaaaattgcaaaaactacaaaaattataaaaaatacgaaaattacaaaaaacatcaaaaaagtacaaaaatacaaaaatacaaaaaagttacaaattacaaaaaatacaaaacatacATAAATTACAAAAGGCCATTTACAGAGGCCTTACAGTTTCATCAAAATACGTGTACAAAAATacagaaatttcaaaaattaagaaaaaaaacaaaaataacaaaaatgacaaatatcacaaaataataaaaaaatacaataagaaaaaaaaaatactaaattacaaaaaattacaaaatttacaaaaattataaaaaataacaaagattacaaaaattataaaaattacaaaagttacaaaaattataaaaactacaaaacttacaaaaatttgaagaattacGAAAACTACAATAAGAACACACTAAAAATACAAAatgtacaaaaatatatattctataTAAGTTATGAAAGttaccaaaatttgaaaaaaatgtaaaattacaaaaaatacataaactacaaaaataaaataagaacaACAATTATAGAAATTACAGAAACTACAAAAATTACAGATGGTTGGAGAATCTATAACAAGAGACCTTTTACAGAGGCCAGTTTCATCCAAATACGTGTACAAAAATacagaaatttcaaaaattgagaaaaaaacaaaaattacaaaaataacaaaaatgacaaaataacacaaattgcaataagaaaaaaaatgaaaattacaaaaaattacaaaatttacaaaaattacaataattacaaaaaataacaaagattacaaaaattataagaaTTACAAAGAATTACAAAAgatacaaaatttcaaaaattacaaaagttacaaaaataataaaaactacaaaacttacttattttatataagttatgaaaattatcaaaattagaaaaaaaatgaaaaatcacaaaaaatacataaactacaaaaataaaataaaaacaaaaattatagaaattacagaaactacaaaaactacacaaaatagaaaaattacaaaaagtacaaaacaaacataaattacaaaaattatcaATGGTCGGAGAATCTATAACAAGAGACCTTTTACAGAGGCCTTACAGTTTCATCCAAATAAGTGTACAAAAATacagaaatttcaaaaattaagaaaaaaaaccaaaaattataaaaataacaaaaatgataaatatgataaatatgaaaaaataacaaaaattacaaaaattacaaaaattataagaattacaaataattacaaaaaaaaaaaaaaaattataatgttCTCAAATgtggatcaacactagggtaggagtctgcccgttggtctcaaatgttcctatctcacgcctccacgaagatcatatgacgacatttttagatcgggcgtgaactggaaacacacacctggtcttggctccgagaacgggtgtcgaaagtggctaagtgagggggtgcgagcgagtcagagcgctatatctctctcTCGAAGAAAACGATGTctgcgaagcctcgcggtacctgaggaactgggcagcaccgggccccgatggtgttcagaacttctggcacaagaagctaaccgtcgcacatccaaagatagctgagtgcttcaacaaggtgctacgtgacccacacaacctccctgaattcgccacccgtggcgtcacattcctcctcccgaaagacagcaacacattgaacccatcacagtacagaccgataacgtgcctatcgagtctgtacaagatattaagcagcatcataaccgccaaagtttctgctcactgcgaacaacatcacatcatcgcagaagagcagaaaggatgcaggaagaatacgcatggctgcaaagaccaggccatcatcgacgcagccatcgtCGGCCAGGTGGTTtacaaccagcggaacctaagcatggcctacatcgattacaggaaggcttatgactccattcctcactcgtttctcgtccgggtattggagctctacaaaattgatcccgtcgtcgttaggttcctgcagcatgcgatgaggcagtggagtacgtctctgcacctcagtgatggggaaaatgtgttgcagtctagaacgctgcagataaagagggggatattccaaggcgactctttcagcccgctttggttttgtctggcactgaaccccctcagtaggacgctcaataggaacggtcatggctataagttaaggtatggcgacggcgccaacgaagaagtgacccataccttttacatggacgatctcaaggtctacgctgattcacgtcagcgtctaggtgtagctatccgggttgtcgaagatataagcagggacatctgcatggagttcggcctcgacaagtgccgctgtgtccacctgctgaagggacaacttaccgaatccggaggctacgaggtctatgacggcgagtttatacaagacatggttcgtggcgaatcctacaaATACCGTGGaatccgacagctcaccgggattcgccactccgacatcaagacggagctgcgagacaagttcttgagtcgagtgaactgtgtcctgaggactttcctcaacgcggggaacaaggtacgcgcgatcaacacattcgcggttcccctgctgaccttcagttttggtgtagtcaaatggagcaaaactgacctagaggaccttgagaggaggatgaggaaagcatttaatgaggccggaatgcaccatcctcaatcggcactggagagagtttcactgccacgtaaagaagggggacttggaatagtcgacatatctgcactgtgtgttgcccaggtacgacaactgcgcgagtacttcgcagaacgcgccaaccaaaacgcgc
The Toxorhynchites rutilus septentrionalis strain SRP chromosome 2, ASM2978413v1, whole genome shotgun sequence genome window above contains:
- the LOC129767808 gene encoding transcription factor btd-like, encoding MFSKLLILACLLVATAFAEPGFEHPSLSYGANLLGGFNPELYTTVKALSPLQYGSSYPLLYSAAAQLYANSLQKPVRQYASAPLQYASAFPVSYAAPAPLAYTNQPTSHLTYGAIPSPLTYAGQSFYNPQYASYAAAPVYTPTLAYGSSSSSGGSGSGGSPSASALNYAAAAAAAAANAQALGNSAYTTATSVQGALDAALGRSAELFYGRRVPFAFTGQTAAGAATQEAARQAAAVQFPSAYNSASALVETPAQARSDSQ